The Streptomyces sp. A2-16 sequence GTTCGAGGAGTGGCAGGCGCCCGAAGGGGCCTAGCCGCCGATCGCCGACATGGGCCGGTCCGGCTGGACGAAGGTCGGGTCGTCCAGACCCGCGCCGGCCTTCTTGCCCCACATCGCCTCGCGCCAGATACGGGCGATCTCCTCGTCGCCGGCGTCGGAGCGCAGGGCCGCGCGCAGGTCGGTCTCCTCCTGGGCGAACAGGCAGGTGCGTATCTGGCCGTCGGCGGTGAGACGGGTGCGGTCGCAGGCCGCGCAGAACGGGCGGGTGACGGAGGCGATGACGCCGACCACATGGGGGCCGCCGTCGACGATCCAGCGCTCCGCGGGGGCCGAGCCGCGCTTCTCCTCGCCCTCCTCGGTGAGGTCGAAGCGGGTGCGCAGGGAGGTCAGGATGTCCCCGGCGGTGATCATGCCGTCGCGCTTCCAGCCGTGCTGGGCGTCCAGCGGCATCTGCTCGATGAAGCGCAGTTCGTAGTCGTGCTCGATCGCCCAGGCCAGCAGGTCCGGGGCCTCGTCGTCGTTGAGACCCGGCATCAGCACGCTGTTGACCTTGACCGGGGTCAGGCCTGCCTCGCGGGCGGCCCGCATGCCCTCCAGGACGTCGTGGTGGCGGTCCCGGCGGGTGAGGGTCTTGAAGACGTCCGGGCGCAGGGTGTCCAAGGAGACGTTGACCCGGTCCAGGCCCGCCGCCTTGAGCGCGGCCGCGGTGCGCTTGAGACCGATGCCGTTCGTCGTCAGGGACATCTGGGGGCGGGGCTCCAGGGCCGCCACACGCTCCACGATGCCGACCAGGCCGGGGCGCAGCAGGGGCTCGCCGCCGGTGAAGCGGACCTCTTCGATGCCGAGGGAGGTGACGGCGATGTCGATCAGGCGGACGATCTCGTCGTCGGTGAGCAGGTCCGGCTTGGCCAGCCACTGCAGGCCCTCTTCCGGCATGCAGTACGTGCACCGCAGATTGCAGCGGTCGGTCAGCGAGACCCGCAGGTCGGTGGCCTGCCGGCCGTAGGTGTCGATGAGCACGTGGGCCCCCTCCCTCGTCGCGGATCTGTGCGGGACTCATCTTTTCGGTTACGTGCGAGCCTACGTGACGTCACTGACAACGACAGTGCCCGATCCCACGACGTACGAAGCGGCCGTGTCGTAGAGACCTACGACACGGCCGCTCAGGGGGCGGGTCAGTGGGCGCCGGTGCCGGTCAGGGACCGGACCTCCAGCTCCGCGTACTTGTCCTTGTCCGGCTCCTCCTTGGAGAGGTAGGTGCCGAGGATGCCGAGCAGGAAACCGACCGGGATCGAGATGAGGCCCGGGTTCTCCAGCGGGAACCAGTGGAAGTCGACGTCCGGGAACATCGAGGTGGGCTTGCCGGAGACGACCGGCGAGAACAGCACCAGGCCGACCGCCGTGACGAGGCCGCCGTAGATCGACCACAGGGCGCCCGAGGTGGTGAACCGCTTCCAGAAGAGGCTGTAGATGATCGTCGGCAGGTTTGCCGAGGCGGCGACCGCGAAGGCGAGCGCGACGAGTCCCGCGACGTTGAGGTCGCGGGCGAGGGCGCCCAGCAGGATGGAGACCGCGCCGATGCCGACGGTGGCCCAGCGGGCCGCGCTCATCTCCTGCTTCTCGGTGGCCTGGCCCCGCTTGATGACGTTCGCGTAGATGTCGTGGGCGAAGGACGAGGACGAGGCCAGGGTGAGTCCGGCGACGACCGCGAGGATGGTGGCGAAGGCGACCGCCGAGATGGTCGCCAGCAGGATCGCGCCCCAGTTGGAGTCGACGCCGCCCAGATGCAGTGCCAGCAGTGGCGCCGCCGTGTTGCCCGCCTTGTTGGAGGCGATGATCTCGTCCGGCTTGATGAGGGCCGCGGCCCCGAAGCCGAGGGCGAGGGTCATCAGGTAGAAGGCGCCGATCAGGCCGATGGCCCAGATGACCGACTTACGGGCGGCCTTGGCGGTGGGCACCGTGTAGAAGCGGATCAGGATGTGCGGCAGTCCTGCGGTGCCGAGGACCAGGGCGATGCCGAGCGAGATGAAGTCCAGCTTGGTCGTGCCCGTGGCGCCGTACTTCAGGCCCGGCTCCAGGAAGGCCGCGCCCTTGCCGCTGTTGTCGGCGGCGGAGCCCAGCAGGTCGGAGACGTTGAAGTCGAACTTCAGCAGCACCAGGAAGGTCAGCAGCAGGGCGCCCGCGATCAGCAGGACGGCCTTGACCATCTGGACCCAGGTGGTGCCCTTCATGCCGCCGATGGTGACGTACACGATCATCAGGACGCCGACCAGGGCGACGATGCCGATCTTGCCGCCGTCGCTGGTGATGCCGAGCAGCAGGGAGACCAGGACGCCCGCGCCCGCCATCTGGGCCAGCAGGTAGAAGATCGAGACCACGATGGTGGAGGTGCCGGCCGCGGTGCGGACGGGTCGCTGACGCATCCGGTACGCCAGCACGTCACCCATCGTGTAGCGGCCGGAGTTGCGCAGCGGTTCGGCGACCAGGAGCAGGGCGACGAGCCAGGCGACCAGGAAGCCGATGGAGTACAGGAAGCCGTCGTAGCCGAAGAGGGCGATGGCGCCCGCGATGCCGAGGAAGGACGCGGCCGACATGTAGTCGCCGGAGACGGCGAGTCCGTTCTGGAAACCGGTGAACTGGCGGCCGCCCGCGTAGAAGTCGGAGGCGTCCTTGGTCTGGCGTCCGGCCCAGACCGTGATGACGAGGGTCGCGACGACGAAGACCGCGAACAGGCTGATGATCAGCGGCCGGTGCTCGCTGGCCTCGCCTGCGGCAAGGGTGATCGCGGGACTCATTCTCCGCCCTCCATCCGGGACTTGATGGCCTCGGCCTTGGGGTCGAACTTGGCGGCGGCGACGCGCGAGTACCACCAGGCGATGAGGAACGTGGTCAGGAACTGGGCGAGACCGAGGACCAGGGCGACGTTGATGTTGCCGAAGAGCTTGGTGCCCATGAAGTCGCCCGCGTAGTTGGACAGCAGGACGTACAGCAGGTACCAGGCGATGAAACCGACGGTGAGCGGAAAGGCGAAGGAGCGGTAGGAGCGGCGCAGTTCACCGAACTCCGCGCTCTCCTGAACCTCGGTGAACTCCGCCGCGGTGGGGAGCTTATGGGTCTCTTTCGAGGGTGGCGGTGCGTCGGTGGCCACGGAGTCTCCTCGCGTTGCGGGTGCGGTTGTGACGGGGATCGGGGGCGAGTGTCCTCGCGTTCCCTGTTCAAGGTCACGGCGCCGCGCTGGGCCCGGTTCAACTCGCTTTGCTTCTTTCCGAACTCACCTTGGGGAAGTCATTGCTGGCCAGCGACTTCGGGAGATAGCTTCGGCCTGCACCACCCGTCATGTACCTGCCCGAGCGACACCTGCGTCTCGGGCCGGTTTCGTTTCCGGATGATGTGGAGACCCCATGTCCCAGCCGCGTTCCAGACGTTCGCGACGCAGCCTCGCGCTGGCCGTGCCCGTCGTGCTGTCCCTCACGGCCTCGCTCGGCCTCCTGCCCTCGGTGGCCTCGGCCGCTCCGGCGGGAGAGACCGCGGCACAGGCCGCGGACGCGACGAATCTGTCGTACGTCGTCAACACCAAGGTGGACCACCGCACGATCGCGTCGGTGAAGAAGGCGATACCGGCGGCCGGCGGCACCGTCGTGATCGCGTACGAGAAGATCGGTGTGATCGTCGTCCACTCCTCCGCGCCGGACTTCGCGCAGAAGATCCGCAAGGTGCGCGGGGTGCAGTCGGCCGGTGCGACCCGCACCTCGGCGCTGACCCCGGCGGGCACGACGGACGAGGGCGCTGTCCAGGTCCTGTCGGCCGCACAGGCCGCGAAGGTCGCCAAGGCCTCGGCCGCGACGCCGGACGCCGAGCCCCTCGAGGCCGACCAGTGGGATCTGCGCGCGATAGGCGCCGACAAGGCGGCCAGGATCAACCCGGGCAGCCGCAAGGTGACCGTCGCCGTGATCGACACCGGCGTCGACGACACCCACCCCGACATCGCGCCCAACTTCTCCGCCTCCCAGTCGGCCAACTGCGACGGCGGTGTCCCGAACACCAGCGAGGGCGCCTGGCGGCCGTACACCGCCGACGACTACCACGGCACCCACGTGGCCGGTGAGATCGCCGCGGCCCGCAACGGCATCGGTGTGGCGGGGGTCGCCCCCGGCGTGAAGGTCTCGGCCATCAACGTGACCGACCGGAGCAACGGCCTCTTCTACCCGGAGAGCGTCGTGTGCGCGTTCGTGTTCGCCGCGGACCACGGCGTCGAGATCACGAACAACAGCTACTACGTTGATCCATGGCTGTACAACTGCATGGACGACCCCGATCAGCGGGCCATTGTTGATTCGGTCAACAGGGCGCAGCGGTACGCGCAGAAGAAGGGCACGCTCAGCCTGGCGTCGGCAGGCAACTCCAACGACGACCTGGACTCCGACGCGCTCGTCGACGACTCCAGCCCCGACGACTCCACT is a genomic window containing:
- a CDS encoding S8 family serine peptidase, whose protein sequence is MSQPRSRRSRRSLALAVPVVLSLTASLGLLPSVASAAPAGETAAQAADATNLSYVVNTKVDHRTIASVKKAIPAAGGTVVIAYEKIGVIVVHSSAPDFAQKIRKVRGVQSAGATRTSALTPAGTTDEGAVQVLSAAQAAKVAKASAATPDAEPLEADQWDLRAIGADKAARINPGSRKVTVAVIDTGVDDTHPDIAPNFSASQSANCDGGVPNTSEGAWRPYTADDYHGTHVAGEIAAARNGIGVAGVAPGVKVSAINVTDRSNGLFYPESVVCAFVFAADHGVEITNNSYYVDPWLYNCMDDPDQRAIVDSVNRAQRYAQKKGTLSLASAGNSNDDLDSDALVDDSSPDDSTPVERTVDPHECFDVPTQLPGVVTVSATGVKNLKSYYSSYGKGVIDVAAPGGDRLYQIPDTPSQNGRILSTMPNGAYGFLQGTSMASPHAAGVAALLKSTHPKASPAQLQALLKAQANATSCPASYDQDGDGTQDAVCVGGTRVNGFYGFGIVNALRAVK
- the moaA gene encoding GTP 3',8-cyclase MoaA — encoded protein: MLIDTYGRQATDLRVSLTDRCNLRCTYCMPEEGLQWLAKPDLLTDDEIVRLIDIAVTSLGIEEVRFTGGEPLLRPGLVGIVERVAALEPRPQMSLTTNGIGLKRTAAALKAAGLDRVNVSLDTLRPDVFKTLTRRDRHHDVLEGMRAAREAGLTPVKVNSVLMPGLNDDEAPDLLAWAIEHDYELRFIEQMPLDAQHGWKRDGMITAGDILTSLRTRFDLTEEGEEKRGSAPAERWIVDGGPHVVGVIASVTRPFCAACDRTRLTADGQIRTCLFAQEETDLRAALRSDAGDEEIARIWREAMWGKKAGAGLDDPTFVQPDRPMSAIGG
- a CDS encoding cation acetate symporter, whose amino-acid sequence is MSPAITLAAGEASEHRPLIISLFAVFVVATLVITVWAGRQTKDASDFYAGGRQFTGFQNGLAVSGDYMSAASFLGIAGAIALFGYDGFLYSIGFLVAWLVALLLVAEPLRNSGRYTMGDVLAYRMRQRPVRTAAGTSTIVVSIFYLLAQMAGAGVLVSLLLGITSDGGKIGIVALVGVLMIVYVTIGGMKGTTWVQMVKAVLLIAGALLLTFLVLLKFDFNVSDLLGSAADNSGKGAAFLEPGLKYGATGTTKLDFISLGIALVLGTAGLPHILIRFYTVPTAKAARKSVIWAIGLIGAFYLMTLALGFGAAALIKPDEIIASNKAGNTAAPLLALHLGGVDSNWGAILLATISAVAFATILAVVAGLTLASSSSFAHDIYANVIKRGQATEKQEMSAARWATVGIGAVSILLGALARDLNVAGLVALAFAVAASANLPTIIYSLFWKRFTTSGALWSIYGGLVTAVGLVLFSPVVSGKPTSMFPDVDFHWFPLENPGLISIPVGFLLGILGTYLSKEEPDKDKYAELEVRSLTGTGAH
- a CDS encoding DUF485 domain-containing protein, which encodes MATDAPPPSKETHKLPTAAEFTEVQESAEFGELRRSYRSFAFPLTVGFIAWYLLYVLLSNYAGDFMGTKLFGNINVALVLGLAQFLTTFLIAWWYSRVAAAKFDPKAEAIKSRMEGGE